From the genome of Pseudomonas sp. gcc21, one region includes:
- a CDS encoding IclR family transcriptional regulator, which translates to MNEDSQSIQEPAVKDRKFVEALSRGLDVLRAFSQGTVVMGNQDIARITGLPKPTVSRMTYTLTKLGYLSYSPQLEKYQLDSGVLALGYAYVSNLRVRQLAKPYMDEFARSTNTSVGLTCRDRLSMIYVENCRPAEATSLRMDVGIRLPLGTTAAGRAYLAAMKEEERAHVLTALANRHPDTWPDIERRVATALEEYEAYGFCLSLGDWDRNVNAAGVPLFLQDGTIMVLTCGAPTYLVPAEKVKNQLAHQLEMLARDIERLGV; encoded by the coding sequence ATGAACGAAGATTCGCAATCAATCCAGGAACCAGCAGTCAAGGATCGCAAATTTGTCGAGGCGCTATCGCGCGGCCTCGATGTGCTGCGCGCGTTCAGCCAGGGCACCGTGGTCATGGGCAATCAGGATATCGCTCGCATCACCGGCCTGCCCAAGCCCACCGTTTCCCGCATGACTTATACCCTCACCAAACTTGGTTATCTCAGCTACTCGCCGCAGCTGGAAAAGTATCAACTTGATTCAGGCGTCCTGGCCCTTGGTTATGCCTATGTGTCGAATCTGCGCGTGCGTCAGCTGGCCAAGCCGTATATGGATGAGTTCGCACGTAGCACCAACACCTCGGTAGGCCTGACCTGCCGTGACCGGTTGTCGATGATCTACGTGGAAAACTGCCGGCCTGCCGAAGCCACCTCGCTGCGTATGGATGTCGGTATTCGTCTGCCGCTGGGGACCACTGCCGCAGGGCGCGCCTATCTCGCAGCGATGAAGGAAGAAGAGCGCGCCCACGTGCTGACCGCTCTGGCCAACCGTCATCCGGACACCTGGCCGGATATCGAGCGTCGCGTGGCGACAGCGCTGGAAGAATACGAAGCCTATGGTTTCTGCCTGTCGCTCGGCGATTGGGACCGTAACGTGAACGCCGCCGGCGTGCCGTTATTCCTGCAGGACGGCACCATCATGGTCCTGACCTGCGGCGCGCCGACCTATCTGGTACCGGCTGAGAAGGTCAAGAATCAACTGGCCCATCAGCTGGAGATGCTCGCACGGGATATCGAGCGGCTCGGCGTCTGA
- a CDS encoding crotonase/enoyl-CoA hydratase family protein, giving the protein MSALTLSIKKGVAEITLDDGKANALSLAMLEALLKALDEAAAADCAVLISGRPGIFSGGYDRKLIDAGGPECDAMRAAGDRLTMAMLDFPAPLVIASTGHTMAKAAFMLLLADYRIGIDGPFKTGLNEVAIGMTMPDAAMPQARARLNPGWLSRCALQSEILTPQQAVQAGFYDELVSAEQLLDRAREKVQSLARLDRKAYRETRRLMNEPLRKELAGALKGRNA; this is encoded by the coding sequence ATGAGCGCGTTGACGCTTAGCATCAAGAAGGGCGTAGCGGAGATCACGCTGGACGACGGCAAGGCCAACGCGTTGTCGCTGGCCATGCTTGAGGCGTTGCTCAAGGCGCTGGACGAAGCGGCGGCCGCCGATTGCGCCGTATTGATCAGCGGAAGGCCGGGGATATTCAGCGGCGGCTATGATCGCAAGCTGATCGATGCCGGCGGCCCTGAATGCGATGCCATGCGGGCGGCCGGCGATCGCCTGACAATGGCCATGCTGGATTTCCCTGCGCCACTGGTCATTGCCAGCACCGGTCACACCATGGCCAAGGCCGCATTCATGCTGCTTCTGGCTGATTACCGCATCGGCATCGATGGCCCGTTCAAGACTGGTCTTAACGAGGTGGCGATTGGCATGACCATGCCTGACGCAGCCATGCCGCAGGCCCGGGCGCGGCTGAACCCCGGCTGGCTCTCGCGTTGCGCATTGCAGTCCGAAATCCTGACTCCGCAGCAGGCTGTGCAGGCAGGCTTCTATGATGAGCTGGTCAGCGCTGAGCAGTTGCTTGATCGCGCACGGGAGAAGGTTCAGAGTCTGGCGAGGTTGGACCGTAAGGCCTATCGGGAAACCCGGCGATTGATGAATGAGCCGCTGAGGAAAGAGCTGGCAGGCGCCCTCAAAGGACGCAACGCCTAG
- a CDS encoding YbhB/YbcL family Raf kinase inhibitor-like protein codes for MGFALSTDLQLTSSAFEQHGAIPTKHTGEGQDVSPALSWSNPPAGTKSYAIICHDPDAPLVSPNGTYGFVHWTLYNIPGEVNSLPEGCADYTQGTNNFGENGYKGPMPPEGHGRHHYYYWVLALDAELNLPEGLSMWELLEKVEPHTLAMNRLIGTYQRG; via the coding sequence ATGGGATTCGCCCTTTCCACCGATCTGCAACTGACCAGTAGCGCCTTCGAACAGCACGGCGCGATTCCGACCAAGCATACCGGCGAGGGGCAAGACGTTTCCCCGGCGCTGAGCTGGAGCAACCCGCCGGCGGGCACCAAGTCATATGCGATTATCTGCCATGACCCTGACGCCCCGCTGGTCTCGCCGAACGGCACCTACGGCTTCGTGCACTGGACGTTGTACAACATTCCGGGCGAGGTGAATTCGCTGCCTGAAGGCTGCGCAGACTACACCCAGGGTACGAATAACTTCGGTGAAAACGGCTACAAGGGACCGATGCCACCCGAAGGCCACGGCCGCCATCATTATTACTATTGGGTGCTGGCGCTCGATGCCGAGTTGAACCTGCCCGAAGGCCTCAGCATGTGGGAATTGCTTGAGAAGGTTGAACCTCATACGCTGGCAATGAACCGCCTGATTGGCACCTATCAGCGCGGCTGA
- a CDS encoding acyl-CoA dehydrogenase family protein codes for MDIHYSPEQLAFRDEVREFLKNELPADIAAKVKLGKHLSKEDHQRWQKILSAKGWYAPGWPVEHGGTTWGAVEKHIFDEESAAAGAPRTIPFGVNMVAPVIIKFGTEEQKAHYLPRILSGEDWWCQGYSEPGAGSDLASLKTRAVRDGDHYIVNGQKTWTTLGQHANWIFCLVRTDPEAQQQRGISFLLIDMATPGITVRPIITLDGDHEVNEVFFDDVKVPVENLVGEENKGWTCAKYLLTHERTGLAGIGSSKAAMRHLKRVASKQQKNGKPLIEDTLFRTQIAEIEMQLMAAEMSTLRIVAAASEGGVPGAESSILKVQGTEIRQAITNLLRKAIGPYALPFLPEEMEYGYEGEVLLEDYSPSLASIYFNMRKLSIFGGSNEIQKNIVSKMILEL; via the coding sequence ATGGATATCCATTACTCACCTGAACAGCTCGCCTTCCGTGACGAAGTGCGTGAATTTCTGAAAAACGAGCTGCCAGCCGACATCGCAGCCAAGGTCAAGCTGGGCAAGCACCTGTCCAAGGAAGACCATCAGCGCTGGCAGAAAATTCTGTCCGCCAAGGGCTGGTACGCTCCGGGCTGGCCGGTTGAGCACGGTGGCACCACCTGGGGCGCCGTTGAAAAGCACATCTTTGATGAAGAGTCTGCTGCTGCCGGCGCGCCGCGCACCATCCCCTTCGGCGTGAACATGGTTGCTCCGGTAATCATCAAGTTCGGCACAGAAGAGCAGAAGGCACATTACCTGCCGCGCATTCTGTCCGGTGAAGACTGGTGGTGTCAGGGTTATTCCGAGCCGGGCGCCGGTTCCGACCTGGCCTCGCTGAAGACCCGCGCCGTGCGCGATGGCGACCACTACATTGTCAATGGTCAGAAGACCTGGACCACCCTGGGCCAGCACGCCAACTGGATCTTCTGTCTGGTCCGTACCGATCCCGAAGCGCAGCAGCAGCGCGGCATCTCCTTCCTGCTGATCGACATGGCGACGCCGGGTATTACCGTGCGTCCGATCATCACCCTGGACGGCGACCATGAAGTCAACGAAGTCTTCTTCGATGACGTCAAGGTACCGGTCGAGAACCTGGTCGGTGAAGAGAACAAGGGCTGGACCTGCGCCAAGTACCTGCTGACTCACGAGCGTACCGGTCTGGCCGGCATTGGTTCTTCCAAGGCAGCCATGCGTCACCTCAAGCGCGTTGCCAGCAAGCAGCAGAAAAATGGCAAGCCGCTGATCGAAGACACGCTGTTCCGCACGCAGATCGCCGAGATCGAGATGCAACTGATGGCTGCCGAGATGAGCACCCTGCGTATCGTCGCAGCGGCCTCTGAAGGCGGCGTTCCCGGCGCTGAAAGCTCGATCCTGAAAGTTCAGGGCACCGAGATCCGCCAAGCGATCACCAATCTGCTGCGCAAGGCCATCGGCCCGTACGCCCTGCCCTTCCTGCCGGAAGAAATGGAATACGGTTACGAAGGCGAAGTATTGCTGGAAGACTACAGCCCGTCGCTGGCCTCCATCTACTTCAACATGCGCAAACTGTCGATCTTCGGCGGATCCAACGAGATCCAGAAGAACATCGTCTCGAAAATGATTCTCGAACTTTAA
- a CDS encoding 3-hydroxyacyl-CoA dehydrogenase NAD-binding domain-containing protein, producing the protein MSDVVTLERHGAIAVVRVNNPPVNALGIAVREGLQNSFATAEADPQVKAIVLVCEGSTFMAGADIKEFGKPPKSPSLPEVVNGIEAGNKPSVAVIHGTALGGGLEVAVSCHYRIAVKSAKVGLPEVKLGLLPGAGGTQRLPRLVGVPKALDMIVSGNPIGAAEAHELGVIDELIEGDLQAAGIAYAEKLIAEGKGARRTGERTDKLEGVDNAAAVAAKRAEIEKKTPGLFSPQRCVSAVAAAFTLPLEEGLKRERELFGECLVSPQRGALVHAFFSERQASKINDLPKDTPVRDVKSAAVIGGGTMGVGIAMCFANAGIPVKVLEISEDAKAKAMERCRDTYMMSVKRGSLTEDAMNKRLELIQGVTDYADLSDVDLVVEAVFEEMGVKQKVFEALDANCKQGAILASNTSSLDLNKIAEFTKRPQDVVGLHFFSPANVMRLLEVVRGEKTANDVLATAMAVGKKLKKVSVPVGVCDGFVGNRMVFQYGRESEFLLEEGATPAQVDGALRKFGMAMGPFAMRDLSGLDIGLAIRTRQRETLPAEYKLPAILDKMAEAGMLGQKTGKGFYVYEKGSRTPLENPDLPPILEAASKEQGVERQQLSDEYILERTLYALINEGAKILEEGIAQRASDIDVIYLNGYGFPAYQGGPMYYADSIGLDRVYAKISEFHEKLGAWWKPAPLLEKLAKEGRKFADL; encoded by the coding sequence ATGTCGGACGTGGTCACCCTGGAACGACACGGCGCTATCGCAGTCGTCAGAGTCAACAACCCACCGGTCAATGCCCTGGGTATTGCTGTTCGTGAAGGCCTGCAAAACAGCTTCGCAACCGCCGAGGCCGATCCGCAAGTCAAGGCGATCGTACTGGTCTGTGAAGGCAGCACCTTCATGGCCGGAGCCGACATCAAGGAATTCGGCAAGCCGCCGAAGTCACCCAGCCTGCCTGAAGTAGTCAACGGCATTGAAGCCGGCAACAAGCCAAGCGTTGCCGTTATCCATGGCACCGCCCTGGGTGGCGGACTTGAAGTGGCAGTCAGCTGTCACTATCGCATTGCCGTGAAGAGCGCCAAGGTCGGTCTGCCTGAAGTGAAGCTGGGCCTGCTGCCGGGTGCCGGCGGTACACAGCGCCTCCCTCGCCTGGTCGGTGTGCCCAAGGCTCTGGACATGATTGTCAGTGGTAACCCGATTGGTGCCGCCGAAGCCCATGAACTCGGTGTTATTGACGAACTGATCGAAGGCGACCTGCAAGCTGCCGGTATCGCCTACGCAGAGAAGCTGATTGCCGAAGGTAAAGGTGCCCGTCGTACCGGCGAGCGTACCGACAAGCTGGAAGGTGTCGACAACGCCGCTGCAGTAGCGGCCAAACGTGCAGAAATCGAGAAGAAGACGCCCGGCCTGTTCTCACCACAACGGTGTGTTTCTGCTGTCGCGGCCGCTTTCACACTGCCCCTCGAGGAAGGCCTCAAGCGCGAGCGTGAACTGTTCGGCGAGTGCCTGGTTTCCCCGCAGCGCGGCGCGCTGGTTCATGCATTTTTCTCCGAGCGTCAGGCCTCCAAGATCAATGACCTGCCCAAGGACACCCCGGTCCGCGACGTCAAGTCGGCAGCCGTGATCGGTGGCGGCACTATGGGCGTCGGCATCGCCATGTGCTTTGCCAATGCCGGCATTCCGGTCAAGGTGCTGGAAATCAGCGAAGACGCCAAAGCCAAGGCCATGGAGCGCTGCCGCGATACCTACATGATGAGCGTCAAGCGCGGCAGCCTGACCGAAGACGCCATGAACAAGCGTCTCGAGCTGATCCAGGGCGTAACCGATTATGCCGATCTGTCTGACGTTGACCTGGTAGTCGAAGCCGTATTCGAAGAGATGGGCGTCAAGCAGAAGGTCTTCGAAGCACTGGATGCCAACTGCAAACAGGGCGCTATCCTGGCCAGCAACACCTCCTCGCTGGACCTGAACAAGATTGCCGAATTCACCAAGCGTCCCCAGGACGTAGTCGGTCTGCACTTCTTCAGCCCGGCGAACGTCATGCGCTTGCTGGAAGTCGTCCGTGGCGAGAAAACTGCCAACGACGTGCTGGCAACTGCGATGGCTGTCGGCAAGAAACTCAAGAAAGTCTCGGTTCCGGTTGGCGTATGCGATGGCTTCGTCGGTAACCGCATGGTTTTCCAATACGGCCGCGAGTCCGAGTTCCTGCTGGAAGAAGGTGCTACTCCTGCTCAGGTCGACGGCGCGCTGCGCAAGTTCGGCATGGCCATGGGTCCCTTCGCGATGCGTGACCTGTCCGGTCTGGATATTGGTCTGGCGATCCGCACCCGTCAGCGCGAAACGCTGCCCGCCGAGTACAAATTGCCAGCGATTCTGGACAAGATGGCCGAGGCCGGCATGCTGGGTCAGAAGACCGGCAAGGGTTTCTATGTTTACGAGAAGGGTTCACGCACACCACTGGAAAACCCTGATCTGCCGCCGATTCTCGAAGCCGCTTCCAAGGAGCAGGGTGTCGAGCGCCAGCAGCTGAGCGACGAATACATTCTCGAGCGCACCCTGTACGCGCTGATCAACGAGGGTGCCAAGATTCTCGAGGAAGGCATCGCCCAACGCGCCAGCGACATCGACGTTATCTATCTCAACGGCTACGGATTCCCGGCCTACCAGGGCGGCCCCATGTACTATGCCGACAGCATTGGCCTGGATCGCGTCTATGCGAAGATAAGCGAGTTCCATGAAAAACTCGGCGCCTGGTGGAAACCGGCTCCATTGCTGGAAAAGCTGGCTAAAGAAGGCCGCAAGTTCGCTGATCTTTGA
- a CDS encoding AMP-binding protein: protein MSISAHSVVDTQLAQLGHTTIFDVLEKACQDYGNKPAFSCGEDTQTFIELRASSDAFARYLRHGIGLEPGDRLAIQLPNLLQYTVAIFGAMKAGLVIVNTNPQYTPHESRHQFADSGAKAVVILDKLVPVLRGIQGDTEIEHLIVTSVDDLQNPVYDADEPDVTRFQQALRLGEGLPEVQTGRGLDDLALLQYTGGTTGVSKGAMLTHRNILSNVIQATSILREGEVEYGNEVRVSPLPLYHIFAFTANCIGSVSTGFHSVLITNPRDLDSMIADMKRRPITLLTGINSLFISLMAHPEFDSIDFSRLKWVNSGGAPLNTEIAKRWLQRTGSVVREGYGLTETSPAVIASSAYTPYKEGFVGRALIDTEMKTVDDEGRETPRGEPGEVLIRGPQVMQGYWQRPEETAAVFTADGWLRTGDVGLIDEEGFLKLVDRKKDMILVSGFNVYPNEIEEVAMQHPAIRECVAVGVPDEKKGEAIKLFVSLSDTSVGEAEIISHCREKLTSYKVPSTIEIRDDLPKSTVGKLLRRVLRDEARAGAES, encoded by the coding sequence ATGTCGATATCTGCTCATTCCGTCGTCGATACCCAGCTGGCGCAACTCGGCCACACCACCATCTTCGATGTGCTTGAAAAAGCGTGTCAGGACTACGGAAACAAGCCGGCATTCTCTTGCGGTGAAGACACCCAAACCTTCATCGAGCTCAGGGCATCTTCCGATGCCTTCGCACGCTACCTCAGGCATGGCATTGGGCTCGAACCAGGCGACCGCCTTGCTATCCAGCTACCCAACCTGCTCCAGTACACCGTGGCCATCTTCGGTGCCATGAAAGCCGGATTGGTGATCGTCAATACCAACCCGCAGTACACGCCGCATGAAAGCCGACACCAGTTCGCCGATTCAGGCGCAAAGGCAGTTGTTATTCTCGACAAGCTAGTCCCGGTGCTGCGCGGCATTCAGGGTGACACCGAGATTGAGCATCTGATCGTCACCAGTGTCGACGACTTGCAGAATCCGGTGTATGACGCCGATGAGCCTGACGTGACGCGCTTTCAGCAGGCGCTGCGGCTGGGTGAAGGTTTGCCCGAGGTGCAGACCGGGCGCGGTCTGGATGATCTGGCCTTGCTGCAATACACCGGAGGCACAACAGGCGTATCCAAGGGCGCGATGCTGACGCACCGCAATATCCTGAGCAACGTTATTCAGGCGACTAGTATCCTGCGTGAAGGCGAAGTGGAATACGGCAACGAGGTGCGGGTGTCACCGCTACCGCTCTACCATATCTTCGCCTTTACCGCGAACTGCATCGGCTCCGTGTCTACAGGCTTCCACAGCGTCCTGATTACCAATCCGCGTGATCTAGACAGCATGATTGCCGATATGAAGCGCCGCCCCATCACGCTACTCACCGGCATCAACTCGCTGTTCATTTCCCTGATGGCGCACCCCGAATTCGACAGCATCGATTTCAGCCGTCTCAAATGGGTGAATTCCGGCGGCGCGCCGTTGAATACCGAGATCGCCAAGCGTTGGCTGCAGCGCACCGGGAGCGTGGTGCGTGAGGGATACGGACTAACCGAAACCTCGCCGGCGGTCATCGCCTCCTCTGCCTACACGCCGTATAAGGAAGGCTTCGTCGGCCGCGCCTTGATCGATACCGAGATGAAGACCGTGGATGATGAGGGGCGCGAAACCCCCAGAGGAGAGCCAGGGGAGGTGCTGATCCGTGGGCCGCAGGTGATGCAAGGCTATTGGCAGCGTCCCGAAGAAACCGCTGCGGTGTTTACCGCTGATGGCTGGTTGCGCACGGGTGACGTCGGCCTGATTGACGAAGAAGGCTTCCTGAAACTGGTCGATCGCAAGAAGGACATGATTCTGGTGTCCGGTTTCAACGTGTATCCGAACGAAATCGAAGAGGTCGCCATGCAGCATCCCGCCATTCGTGAATGCGTCGCCGTGGGCGTGCCGGATGAGAAGAAGGGCGAGGCGATCAAACTTTTCGTCAGCCTCAGCGACACCAGCGTCGGCGAGGCAGAAATCATCAGCCACTGCCGTGAAAAACTGACCAGTTATAAAGTGCCCAGTACCATTGAAATCCGTGACGACCTGCCGAAGTCGACGGTAGGCAAATTGCTGCGTCGGGTGCTGCGGGACGAGGCGCGCGCCGGAGCCGAATCATGA